In the genome of Raphanus sativus cultivar WK10039 chromosome 9, ASM80110v3, whole genome shotgun sequence, the window TACTCACTCGTCGAGTTGCACCGGCTGAATCTATCCAAAACCTCTGCCATAGTTTTTAATAAACAGAATCCGTCAATTCGTAAGATTAAAACACAGAATGATGAGAAAGGGAGTTGAGTAGTACCAAGATTACTCCGAGGAGGAAGATTGGGATGGACGAAAGAAGTGAAGAAGGAAGTTTCTCGGAGATCTTGCTCTCGATTAGTGTGGTGGATGCTACGCTGGTTGTAGAGAACCATAATGGTGACGGCGAGTGCTAGCATGAAAAGTAGACCCGCCACTGGAAGCCGATTCTGCTTTGTGCTCCATCTCTGCGACATTTgaactagaagaagaagaagaagaagaagaagaagaagaagaagaagaagtctccTTCCTTGTTTGGAACTATTTGGGTGTTCAGCTCACGTTTTCCTCACTCGTTTCGTGGTATGTTTTTTATTCAATCACTCATGCAAGATGAGACTGTTGCGGGACACGAGATTCGAAGACAACCacgttcttaatttttttttttttgtcgggtttattatgctattagaaacaatgagaaatattacatagatGATATTACAGCTGACCATTCTACCTTGTAAGACTTGTCTccaatattctgcataattcgCCTTCTCCGGAAATTGAAACCCAGACCTCCTGGTGTAGAAATTGCGTCGCCTGGGATTCGAACTCCAGACttgggtgtagaagcctttaaatcTTGACCACTAGGCCACGGTGCTTCAACAAAAAAGGAAgtcttaatttttcttttactcAACTCAAAATTTGACTCCAATCACCCCACCCAACTTCCAGTTTTCAAAGCTATATgcttatatgtatattattaatttcaaacatgaaaatatttgtttatattaacaCTCCTGGCCAGACGTTAGGCTAAGATCCACCACCTTTGCTTCCAACTAGATCTCATTTGTACAAAGACCTTTCAAGTTGAACTAATTTGACTTATTTTTGTTGAAAGATTGTCGgcaattaatatgataattccTATCAGACCACGATTTAAAATATTCGTATACAATTAAGAAAGTATAGCTTATTTAGTTATGTTACTCATGGAGATTATTTATTggaatataaatctttttctggttatttattgattatatatattgaccaaCTATATTAGCCTTAATGCACTTTTAATACCCATTTATTTTATACATCAATACAAAGTACTATTCATGAGTAAATTAGATCTATTATCATTATATAAGTAGAGGAAGAAgtctgttgacaaaaaaaaaagtagaggaAGAAGTCTTCTTACTTGTTTGGAGCTATTTGGGTGTTTTAAAATTCCCAAAACTAGTTCACGTTTTCTCATCTTGATAACTGATCTTGAATGGAATATAGAAAACATTATGTATTTTTTCCCCATAATCTGAAATCCTATGTTTAAGAGTTAAGATCAATTAAGAAATGGTCCAGAGATCCTCATATTTATTCCTAACAAACAATAGAGCATATTTACCAAAATCAAGTATCACCCAAcaataaatttaagaaataagACTCATGAACACCAGGAATAACATTTCCAACCCACTTGATGGCTAATTTTTTTATTGCCAGTTTTTCACCAAaattgaaattttgttttgaaaatttttgcAAAGGCCTTACGGCTGGCGAGAACCtcaaaaaagttatatatgtattagtTGTTAGATACAAATTATTCAATTGAAGATACATAACAACTCAATCAAAGTGATGccataaaatcaaaaatcaaaacaaaaattacttACAAACAAATTAACCAACaacttaaattaataaaataatatatctcGTACACACCTCTTACAAATGTGAGCTTAAAACACaaactacaaaattatataaaagataataatctagattataaataaattatatttcgtCCGTAAAACGGGCCGAccttagttttatataaaatatattttttaaatcgtaaacaaaatttcttttttattaattggGGAACATTGGATAAGAGTAACCTTGAAAATATAAGTTATTTACAATAGAACCAGCTGATGTGTCAAGCTGTAGTACCTTCTCAGCCTGTTTTAATAAAAGCCCTCAACTAACTAGAAAAAATACGATCCCATGACACTgatttagagcatctccaaaaagaTTCTCAATTTTAGAGTttgcaaaactctaaatttgaagtttcaatatgtttttctccaaaaaaaaaactttaaaactatttgtattttacactatggtctctatatttattataattaatataaatccataaaacttataaataacaagcacatatataaaatatcacattaatattaattaataaaatcttacagtaaatatataaattataaatataaatacataactaaatattaaactacaagaaaaataGACTATATTTTGAAGCTTgcaaaactttatatttgaagtttaaagatgttttaaacttcatatttgaagtctaaagatgtttttaaaccttaaaacttcttattttaaagtttatatttagttttatgtgtaaaactaaaatttatgaaaatatatataaaatattataagatataattttttaaaagattaaaatgatgtaatatataattttaaagaccaaaatacaaataaaaatatgaaacttcaaatttgaagttttgaatagtgatactctatatttgaaatttctttttcgaaaacaaaaaactttaaatatgaaGTTATAGTTATGGGTgggcacttcggttattttatcggttcggttcgggttcaattcggtttggtttattcggttttaaaaaatttcaagttgaagtaaaccatatttagtttggttcggttcggtttcggttcagttTATATTCGGTTCGGTTAGTATTTCGGTTCGGTCTAATcgaatttttttagtttagttcTTTTAAGAAAAATCATGTTTTGAAACATCGACGCATTGTCATAAAATCATCATgttggtgaaaataaaaaaataattatgtgaaCTAAATCCATTTATAGAACTAAATCAATTATTTCTTTGTATTTAAACgtaaaaccaaacataaaacCAAACATTAAAATGTAATCTACTTATTTTACATTATTATCTTTGAACCTAGTATAAATATTATAGGCAATAGGAGTGGCACTTTGGTTATTTTATGGATtcgatttcggttcggttcggtttggttgaTTCGGTTCTAGAATTTTTCCAACCAAAGTAAACCATaactagtttggttcggttttgactcggttcagttcggttggtttggtttgactcggttcggttcggtttttttgcccggttcggtttttttgcccacccctataTAGTGTCTTCTGGAGATATTCTTATATTGGTCCGCCATAAAATAATGTGCCCCTTTATGACTTTCATGTGACTCTTCAACATATGGACCTGCTTTAAATTAGCGAGTACATTCAAATATATTAAGTAACCCCTTTGTGCTAAAAAGGAATTTTACACATGATATCTTCATCACAATCTTATTTCTTCGACCCCTGGCCAATTCTTTCTGatacataaaaacaaaatcgaCATGCATGACAATCATTCAGCACATAAGtaaatagtttataaaactatttacttTTGATTAATTGTATAAAAAGTTTACCTTGATTCCTGGCTTTTagaatttacatttttttatgaaaacatGAACAATCCCTGTTAATACAATGTTCCATCAGGGCCATCAATACAATATGATATGCGTTAAGTTCACTTGAAAAAATTTGAGTGGCCCAGACTACATTACAGATTCCTCTGTATTGAATCATTGTGAATGTCCATATTAGTGATGGGTTTAGACTGAAAGTTAATAACACGACTACATTACAATCATATCTGGATTGAACCCATTGAGACCGTCCATATTAGTGATGGAGTTAGACTACGTGTTGTTTtgtcttaatattttttccattttcgtgtAAGCAAGACTACATGATTTTTGTGGCAATGTGATGAAAATAACCAAGAACCAacttattagatttttattctTGCATTTAGATTTATTCTTGAACTAGGTGTTGTTCCCGCACATGCGGGAATAatctttttaaaactaattattagtttatgtcttattaattttaaaattattataataaatattttttatgctttaataaaaaatttaaatcaaacataaatatatatatatatatacatttattattatgataaacTTTTAAAgtcacatatatattataaatgttttagaaaatattttatacaattagttttgattggttaatatttaattatttattgttctgtatcttaatcttttataataaaaaatattatttccagGAAAAATCcctaaaattatgaaaaatatgacacataaacaaatcactttttgattgattaatatttaattataaattatactatgtcataatcttttataatagaaaatattattttccaggtaacaaaaaaaataaatatatgaattatcttatttgtttaaaaatattttttcatattttatattcaattaggaaatataaaatttaatctaatattattaatataaaattcgttttaaatatataataagtcaaatacctaaatttatgtttattactgtgaaatttttttaaaagcacttatatattagaaatattttatacaaatatttttgattgattaatttttaattataaaatttttataccttaatgttttataataaaaaatattaatttcacatagctacattatatatataagaattatcttacttttaaaatatgtttcagtgattttatcatattagtttataatcaattaactaatataacttataaactaatatattaatatagaattattttaattatataataaataaaaaacctaaaatcataaaaaatatgacacataaaaaattactttttgattgattcatatttatttataaattgttttatgtcttaatactttataatataaacatttgattttcttgataacaataaaatatctatatgagaattatcatttaaaaaatataataatattctattattaatatgtaatttcgttttaattatatcataaaggaaaaatttaaatcaaatacctaaaatcatggagaagccgacacataagcaaaatcacttcataaataatagtatagatttgatacataaaaaatagaattttattcttgcatttattatttaattgtagCAGGAATCCTACAAAAATGGTAATCTTCAAAATCATAAAACGTGATTGCAAACTTTTTTGTATGATTAGAAAGCAAATTAGGTGAATTTTCTGTACCATTATTTTGTTGATTTTCTTTTCAATCAAAAGCTTCATTATATAAAATACGAAGATCTGCGTACTCAGTCAGAATAGTTTTgaaatcaaaaaatttaataccAAAATTTGAAATCGTCCTCCTCTAACCCTAACGTTGTTAGTATACTATATAAAGCGAGAGCTACATTGTCACTACATTCCATCACATAAAGCACCTAAGCTTCAAAAACTAAACAATGATAAAACAATGGCCAGTTTTGATCAAGTTTCTCAACTGAAACCTTACAAGTATATTTGGAGAATTAAAGTCAAAGGTAGTTCGCTTATGGAAGCAGTATTCTGCTCAAGGTGGTGAAAGAGTGGAAATGGTTCTTGTGGATTCACAAGTGAGTTCATTTACCGTTACTCATCACCATTTCTTCTATGCAATCGTTTATACTTTATTCATGAATGGTGAGAGTGGGATAACTTTATGGAACAAAGAACGGTCTTCTCTCTAATTAACCCAGAGTATGTACTGAGATCCATTCAATTGTTCGTAGTCAGTATTCAAAGTTTATCTAATTGTTGGAACTAATTATGATTTCTACAACTAATAACAGGTTCATGCAAGTCAAATGTATTGAGTATGGAAGTAATGCCAGAGAATTGCATCATTATTGGACATCTACGAATGCTAATGCTGTTTTGTATGTTTTATCATTCTGGCAAATTTAGTGGGGTGaagatatgatatatattttagttatttctaaaatttaactaaatacattttttctctaataaaagtctaatttattttattcgtAGGTGGATTCAAGTTCATGACAAACCTGGAAGGatgttcattattttatttttattatgttgcATTATCttagtatttgttttgtttttggctttttaagattatttgcaTCTTTGCTTACCATTTGTTATGTACTTTTTGATTTGGCTTTAGATTTTATTACTGTAGATTTTATGGAGAGTtcaaaaaatttgatttgaatatttggcTTTAGAAAGCACTTACACAGCTGTAGATTATTTCCGGAGCtgtgatttttaaaaagtcaataaagtTTGATTGCTGTGAATTTAGTGCTTTAGAAATAAATGGTGTTCTGGACAGCACCTACAGCCATTACCAATCACACCCTATGTTTCGCTATTAAGTATAACTAGAGTTTTGACCCGCACATCCGTGCGggtataaattttgttatatatttatagttattcAGTTTTGACATTTGTTTGTGTTACTCAATGTGTTTAGCTTCTGAACTTTATAAATTAGAAGTTTGTGTTTATCTTTCTATGGTTTACTGTcttttattagtaataaaaatatttctggattttattaaaatata includes:
- the LOC130500004 gene encoding protein trichome birefringence-like 35 — protein: MSQRWSTKQNRLPVAGLLFMLALAVTIMVLYNQRSIHHTNREQDLRETSFFTSFVHPNLPPRSNLEVLDRFSRCNSTSEYSGKKIGWVDHHASGGGSDFVGTAAAKEEENICDVFSGKWVFDNSSSYHYKKTHA